In Sorghum bicolor cultivar BTx623 chromosome 10, Sorghum_bicolor_NCBIv3, whole genome shotgun sequence, one genomic interval encodes:
- the LOC8065715 gene encoding U-box domain-containing protein 21, with translation MVLPMSRAARAASRLVPEIPMLRRSSKQQQQASAAAEEEQEVAVPAHFVCPISLDLMRDPVTAPTGITYDRESVEGWLARGNARCPVTGRPLRLADLVPNHATRRMIQDWCVANRASGVQRVPTPKVPLADADAADAVASVAAAARRGDVAACGAAAARARALAKESDRNRRCLAAAGAARALAAAFARLASERVEGAAAVSCALGDVLAALTVFFPLDDEARRCIASPSSLKSLVSVMSHGELQARASAAVVLRELASSSSAVDGHTLEAVQRTPGMLDALVDLVRSPISTSATKAALVTAYYLVAASDRAAARFAELGAVAVLVEALVDADKGTSEKALAALDGVLCADAGLAAARAHALAVPVLVKKMFRVSDMATDFAVSALWRLCRAGDAAGAAACRAEAVRVGAFQKLLLLLQVGCGGVTKERASELLKMLNGSRGSVECIETVDFKGLKRPF, from the coding sequence ATGGTTCTTCCCATGTCCCGCGCAGCGAGGGCGGCGTCCAGGCTGGTGCCGGAGATACCCATGCTGAGGCGGAgcagcaagcagcagcagcaggcctccgcggcggcggaggaggagcaggaggtgGCGGTGCCGGCGCACTTCGTGTGCCCGATCTCTCTTGACCTGATGCGGGACCCGGTGACGGCGCCCACGGGGATCACGTACGACCGGGAGAGCGTGGAGGGCTGGCTGGCGCGCGGGAACGCCCGGTGCCCCGTCACCGGCCGGCCCCTGCGGCTCGCCGACCTGGTCCCCAACCACGCCACGCGCCGGATGATCCAGGACTGGTGCGTCGCCAACCGCGCCAGCGGCGTCCAGCGGGTGCCCACGCCCAAGGTGCCgctcgccgacgccgacgccgccgacGCCGTCGCCTCGGTGGCCGCCGCGGCCAGGCGCGGGGACGTGGCCGCGTGCGGGGCCGCCGCGGCCAGGGCCAGGGCGCTGGCGAAGGAGAGCGACCGCAACAGGCGCTGCCTCGCGGCAGCCGGCGCCGCGCGTGCGCTGGCCGCCGCGTTCGCGCGCCTCGCCAGCGAGCGCGTCGAGGGTGCCGCCGCGGTCTCCTGCGCGCTGGGCGACGTCCTGGCCGCGCTCACCGTGTTCTTCCCGCTCGACGACGAGGCCCGCCGCTGCATTGCCTCCCCGTCGTCGCTCAAGTCCCTCGTCTCCGTCATGTCCCACGGCGAGCTCCAGGCGCGGGCCAGCGCCGCCGTCGTGCTCCGCGAGctcgcgtcgtcgtcgtcggccgtCGACGGGCACACGCTCGAGGCCGTCCAGAGGACCCCAGGCATGTTGGACGCGCTCGTGGACCTCGTCCGGAGCCCCATCTCCACGTCGGCCACCAAGGCCGCGCTCGTCACGGCCTACTACCTCGTCGCCGCCTCCGACCGCGCGGCGGCGCGCTTCGCGGAGCTCGGCGCGGTGGCGGTGCTCGTGGAGGCCCTCGTCGACGCCGACAAGGGCACGAGCGAGAAGGCGCTGGCCGCGCTCGACGGCGTCCTGTGCGCCGACGCCGGCCTCGCGGCCGCGCGCGCGCACGCGCTGGCCGTGCCCGTGCTCGTCAAGAAGATGTTCCGCGTGTCCGACATGGCCACGGACTTCGCCGTCTCCGCGCTCTGGCGCCTCTGCCGCGCGGGCGACGCCGCTGGCGCCGCCGCGTGCCGCGCCGAGGCGGTCCGCGTCGGAGCGTTCcagaagctgctgctgctgctccaggtcGGCTGCGGCGGCGTCACCAAGGAGCGCGCCAGCGAGCTGCTCAAGATGCTCAACGGCTCCAGAGGCAGCGTCGAGTGCATCGAGACCGTCGACTTCAAGGGACTCAAGAGGCCATTTTGA